In Triticum urartu cultivar G1812 chromosome 6, Tu2.1, whole genome shotgun sequence, the following proteins share a genomic window:
- the LOC125514701 gene encoding serine/threonine/tyrosine-protein kinase HT1-like — protein sequence MASCFRARRQPAAPVPPPLIPYESSYSEMEGAMENKRWNSLDSWSMLLDAGGGADQQQASSSAAEEWMADLSQLFLGNKFASGSNSRIYRGIYRQRAVAVKMVRLPERDEDRRRALEDQFNSEVTFLSRLRHPNVVQFVAACKRPPVYCIITEYMSQGTLRMYLHNKDPYSLSPETVLRLALDVARGMEYLHAQGVIHRDLKSHNLLLNDEMRVKVADFGTSCLEAHSSRAGAGAGAGGGGGGGEGKGTNMGTYRWMAPEMVRDKPCTRKVDVYSFGIVLWELTTCLVPFQGMTPVQAAYAACEKNARPPLSPTCPPALNNLIKMCWAANPARRPEFSYVVSVLEKYDHCLREGLPLVTPPSPVSSFLSIFKLGSCISTTNLPSMPVHV from the coding sequence ATGGCTTCCTGCTTCCGGGCGCGTCGGCAACCGGCAGCGCCAGTGCCGCCGCCGTTGATTCCGTACGAGTCGTCGTACTCGGAGATGGAGGGAGCGATGGAGAATAAGAGGTGGAACAGCCTCGACTCGTGGTCGATGCTGCTTGACGCGGGAGGCGGCGCGGACCAGCAGCAGGCGAGCTCGTCGGCGGCGGAGGAGTGGATGGCGGACCTGTCGCAGCTCTTCCTCGGGAACAAGTTCGCGTCGGGGTCCAACAGCCGCATCTACCGCGGCATCTACCGACAGCGCGCGGTGGCCGTCAAGATGGTGCGCCTCCCGGAGCGCGACGAGGACCGGCGGCGCGCGCTGGAAGACCAGTTCAACTCGGAGGTGACCTTCCTCTCGCGGCTCCGCCACCCCAACGTCGTGCAGTTCGTCGCCGCGTGCAAGCGGCCGCCCGTGTACTGCATCATCACCGAGTACATGTCGCAGGGCACGCTCCGCATGTACCTCCACAACAAGGACCCCTACTCGCTCTCGCCGGAGACCGTGCTCCGCCTCGCGCTCGACGTCGCCCGCGGCATGGAGTACCTCCACGCGCAGGGCGTCATCCACCGCGACCTCAAGTCGCACAACCTGCTGCTCAACGACGAGATGCGCGTTAAGGTCGCCGACTTCGGCACCTCATGCCTAGAGGCGCACAGCTCACGCGCCGGCGCCGGAGCGGGAGccggaggcggtggcggcggcggcgaagggaaGGGTACCAACATGGGCACGTACAGGTGGATGGCGCCCGAGATGGTCCGTGACAAGCCGTGCACCCGCAAGGTGGATGTGTACAGCTTCGGCATCGTGCTGTGGGAGCTCACCACCTGTCTGGTGCCGTTCCAGGGCATGACCCCCGTCCAGGCCGCCTACGCCGCCTGCGAGAAGAACGCTCGGCCGCCGTTGTCGCCGACGTGCCCGCCGGCgctcaacaacctcatcaagatGTGCTGGGCCGCCAACCCGGCCAGGCGGCCTGAGTTCAGCTACGTCGTGTCCGTCCTGGAGAAGTACGATCACTGCCTCCGGGAAGGGCTCCCGCTGGTTACGCCGCCGTCGCCAGTGTCCTCGTTTCTCAGCATCTTCAAGCTCGGCTCCTGCATAAGCACCACCAACCTCCCCTCCATGCCCGTCCACGTCTAA
- the LOC125516668 gene encoding uncharacterized protein LOC125516668, with translation MAKNTAKSAAHPEIPATATPRSLSRPHHSPRSIPTTNPLPLPYPLAHLSLSLIPVSLRAQVGRRSSHLLGRRLLHLPQPPLAPPDPAAAAPCPICPGRRLRHQPLPGRRSQPRPLLQLASPVPATAPPLTAPAAARPTGPGRCSATRRPDQHSATLRSSSLCLSSGELTSGNCSSTPAPFFLSSVAQLLLRPWLRRPLFLRPLSSAGTPATIERDYAVARQVGPGERGCAVARRVEPGSSSGVPGERKDGRQ, from the exons ATGGCGAAGAAC ACGGCAAA ATCCGCGGCCCACCCCGAGATCCCAGCAACAGCCACACCACGATCTCTCTCGCGGCCCCACCACTCACCACGATCCATCCCCACCACAAACCCCCTCCCCCTGCCTTATCCTCTCgcacacctctctctctctctcataccTGTCTCTCTTCGTGCGCAGGTAGGCCGCCGCTCGTCCCATCTGCTCGGCCGCCGCTTGCTCCATCTTCCCCAGCCGCCGCTCGCGCCACCAGACCCTGCCGCGGCTGCCCCTTGCCCCATCTGCCCCGGCCGCCGCTTGCGCCACCAGCCCCTGCCCGGCCGCCGCTCGCAGCCCCGGCCCCTGCTGCAGCTCGCCTCACCGGTCCCGGCCACAGCTCCACCACTCACCGCCCCGGCCGCTGCTCGCCCCACTGGCCCCGGCCGCTGCTCCGCCACTCGCCGCCCGGACCAACACTCCGCCACCCTGCGCTCCTCTTCCCTGTGCCTAAGCTCCGGCGAACTCACCTCCGGCAACTGCTCCTCCACGCCCGCGCCCTTCTTCCTCTCCTCCGTCGCTCAGCTGCTGCTCCGGCCATGGC TCCGCCGTCCATTGTTTCTCCGGCCGCTGTCGTCCGCTGGTACTCCGGCCACCATCGAGCGCGACTATGCGGTGGCGCGACAAGTAGGACCGGGCGAGCGCGGCTGTGCGGTGGCGCGGCGAGTAGAGCCGGGCAGCAGCAGTGGAGTCCCTGGCGAGAGGAAAGACGGCCGGCAATGA